A segment of the Ipomoea triloba cultivar NCNSP0323 chromosome 1, ASM357664v1 genome:
ttaatttctatcacATAATTATCAGGagcaaattaaagtttaatGATGTTGTCTTCTGGGTTTGTGGGGCTCCTGATTCTACTGTGCGCTGTCGTTTTGGCGCTCTCGTTGATTTACATATGGTCGTTTTGTTACTTGGCGAAGTACCGGGGCGGAGGCGACGGCGgcgaggcggcggcggcggaggcggcgAAGGGTGGTCGAGAAATGGGGCTGTCGGCGGCGCAACTGGAGAGGCTTCCGAGAATCAGAGGGGATGGTTTGGCGGTGGGGAATGATTGTGCGGTGTGTTTGGATGGAATCGAGAGGGATCAGGTGGCTCGGATGATTCCCGGGTGTAAGCATGTATTCCATCTGCGATGCGCCGACACGTGGCTGGCTTTGCACTCGGCTTGCCCGCTTTGCAGAAGTAAGATTAGGCCGGAGCTTCTTGACCCGCCCGAAGATAGCCCGTGTTGAACTTCTCTTTGCTTTGCTGTTAGGGTTTAGATGGCGTTATACTTATATCTTGTTATTGGTGTACAATTCAATATATGATCAACCATTTGTTGTTCCAGGAAga
Coding sequences within it:
- the LOC116010843 gene encoding E3 ubiquitin-protein ligase ATL23-like — encoded protein: MLSSGFVGLLILLCAVVLALSLIYIWSFCYLAKYRGGGDGGEAAAAEAAKGGREMGLSAAQLERLPRIRGDGLAVGNDCAVCLDGIERDQVARMIPGCKHVFHLRCADTWLALHSACPLCRSKIRPELLDPPEDSPC